Proteins co-encoded in one Xanthomonas campestris pv. badrii genomic window:
- a CDS encoding GNAT family N-acetyltransferase has protein sequence MAAHAQRRGLATRLHNDLIRTAHAAAQPRVVCEVHRVPPNPASLAFHRQLGFAPIGEASLAGGKHVVYLEKRL, from the coding sequence GTGGCTGCACATGCGCAGCGGCGCGGCCTGGCGACGCGGTTGCACAACGACCTCATCCGCACCGCGCATGCAGCAGCGCAACCGCGCGTGGTCTGCGAGGTACATCGCGTGCCGCCCAATCCAGCTTCGCTCGCCTTCCATCGGCAGCTGGGATTTGCTCCTATCGGCGAAGCATCACTGGCTGGCGGTAAGCACGTGGTCTATCTGGAAAAACGCCTGTAG
- the oleD gene encoding 2-alkyl-3-oxoalkanoate reductase, whose translation MKVLVTGGGGFLGQALCRGLRARGHEVVSFQRGDYPVLQTLGVGQIRGDLADPQAVQHAFSGIDAVFHNAAKAGAWGSYDSYHQANVVGTQNVLDACRANGVPRLIYTSTPSVTHRATNPVEGLGADEVPYGQDLRAAYAATKAIAERAVLAANDAQLATVALRPRLIWGPGDNHLLPRLAARARAGRLRMVGDGSNLVDSTYIDNAAQAHFDAFEHLAPGAACAGKAYFISNGEPLPMRELLNRLLAAVDAPAVTRSLSFKTAYRIGAVCETLWPMLRLPGEVPLTRFLVEQLCTPHWYSMEPARRDFGYVPRISIEEGLNRLRSSSSNDIAITR comes from the coding sequence ATGAAGGTATTGGTAACCGGCGGTGGCGGCTTCCTGGGCCAGGCGTTGTGCCGTGGCCTGCGCGCGCGCGGGCATGAGGTGGTGAGCTTCCAGCGCGGCGATTACCCGGTGCTGCAGACGTTGGGCGTGGGCCAGATCCGTGGCGACCTGGCCGACCCGCAGGCGGTGCAGCATGCCTTCAGCGGGATCGATGCGGTGTTTCACAATGCGGCCAAGGCCGGTGCCTGGGGCAGCTATGACAGCTACCACCAGGCCAACGTGGTGGGCACGCAGAACGTGCTCGATGCCTGCCGCGCCAATGGTGTGCCGCGGCTGATCTATACCTCCACGCCCAGCGTCACCCATCGCGCCACCAACCCGGTGGAGGGGCTGGGTGCCGACGAAGTGCCGTATGGACAAGACCTGCGCGCCGCGTACGCCGCCACCAAGGCGATCGCCGAGCGTGCGGTGCTGGCGGCCAACGATGCGCAGCTGGCGACGGTGGCGTTGCGCCCGCGGCTGATCTGGGGGCCAGGCGACAATCATCTGCTTCCGCGTCTGGCCGCGCGCGCACGTGCCGGGCGGTTACGCATGGTGGGTGATGGCAGCAACCTGGTGGACAGCACCTACATCGACAACGCGGCGCAGGCGCATTTCGATGCGTTCGAGCATCTGGCGCCGGGCGCTGCCTGCGCCGGCAAGGCGTACTTCATTTCCAACGGCGAGCCGCTGCCGATGCGCGAGTTGCTCAACCGCCTGCTGGCTGCCGTGGACGCACCGGCGGTGACGCGTTCGTTGTCATTCAAGACCGCGTACCGCATCGGTGCCGTGTGCGAAACGCTGTGGCCAATGTTGCGTCTGCCAGGCGAAGTGCCGCTGACGCGGTTTTTGGTAGAACAGTTGTGCACGCCGCATTGGTACAGCATGGAACCTGCGCGCCGCGACTTCGGCTATGTGCCGCGGATCAGCATCGAAGAAGGGCTCAACCGGCTGCGATCCTCATCTTCCAACGACATTGCCATCACCCGATAA
- the oleC gene encoding olefin beta-lactone synthetase, with protein sequence MTTLCNIAATLPQLARERPDQIAIRCPGRRGANGFAAYDVTLSYAELDARSDAIAAGLALHGIGRGARAVVMVRPSPEFFLLMFALFKAGAVPVLVDPGIDKRALKQCLDEAQPQAFIGIPLAQLARRLLRWARSAGQIVTVGGRYGWGGVTLARAERDGAGAGSQLAETAPDDVAAILFTSGSTGVPKGVVYRHRHFVGQIELLRNAFGMQPGGVDLPTFPPFALFDPALGLTSVIPDMDPTRPATADPRKLHDAFNRFGVTQLFGSPALMRVLADHGQPLPNVRLATSAGAPVPPDVVAKIRALLPADAQFWTPYGATECLPVAAIEGRTLEATRAATETGAGTCVGHVVPPNQVRIIAIDDAAIADWSGVRELATGEVGEITVAGPTTTDTYFNRDAATRIAKIRERRSDGSERIVHRMGDVGYFDAEGRLWFCGRKTHRVETASGPLYTEQVEPVFNVHPQVRRTALVGVGAPGQQQPVLCVELQQGVSASAFADVQTALRALGASHSHTCGIARFLRHPGFPVDIRHNAKIGRETLAVWVAQQRG encoded by the coding sequence ATGACGTGACCCTGAGCTATGCCGAACTGGACGCGCGCAGCGATGCGATTGCGGCCGGCCTGGCGCTGCACGGTATCGGCCGTGGTGCGCGTGCGGTGGTGATGGTGCGGCCGTCGCCGGAATTCTTCCTGCTGATGTTCGCGTTGTTCAAGGCCGGTGCGGTGCCGGTGCTGGTAGACCCGGGCATCGACAAGCGCGCGCTCAAACAGTGTCTGGACGAAGCGCAGCCGCAGGCGTTTATCGGCATTCCGCTCGCGCAACTGGCACGCCGGTTGCTGCGCTGGGCGCGCTCTGCCGGGCAGATCGTCACCGTTGGCGGGCGCTACGGCTGGGGTGGGGTGACGCTGGCGCGCGCCGAGCGCGATGGTGCTGGCGCCGGCAGCCAGTTGGCCGAGACCGCACCGGACGATGTCGCGGCGATCCTGTTCACCAGCGGCTCCACCGGCGTGCCCAAGGGCGTGGTCTACCGGCACCGGCATTTCGTTGGGCAGATCGAATTGCTGCGCAATGCCTTCGGGATGCAGCCCGGCGGCGTGGACCTGCCCACGTTCCCACCGTTTGCCTTGTTCGATCCGGCACTGGGGCTGACCTCGGTGATCCCGGACATGGATCCGACCCGTCCGGCCACGGCCGATCCGCGCAAGCTGCACGATGCATTCAATCGCTTCGGCGTGACGCAGTTGTTCGGCTCGCCGGCGTTGATGCGCGTGCTGGCCGACCATGGGCAGCCGCTGCCCAACGTGCGCCTGGCCACCTCGGCCGGTGCGCCGGTGCCGCCGGATGTGGTGGCCAAGATCCGCGCGCTGCTGCCGGCCGATGCGCAGTTCTGGACCCCGTACGGCGCCACCGAGTGCCTGCCGGTGGCGGCGATCGAAGGCCGCACCCTGGAAGCGACGCGCGCTGCCACCGAAACCGGTGCCGGCACCTGCGTGGGTCATGTCGTGCCGCCCAACCAGGTGCGCATCATTGCGATCGACGATGCGGCCATTGCCGACTGGAGCGGCGTGCGCGAGCTGGCGACGGGCGAGGTCGGCGAGATCACCGTTGCCGGCCCCACCACCACCGACACCTATTTCAACCGCGATGCGGCCACGCGCATCGCCAAGATTCGAGAGCGCCGTAGCGATGGCAGCGAGCGCATCGTGCACCGCATGGGCGATGTGGGTTACTTCGATGCCGAAGGGCGCCTGTGGTTTTGCGGGCGCAAGACCCATCGCGTGGAAACGGCCAGCGGTCCGTTGTACACAGAGCAGGTGGAGCCGGTGTTCAACGTGCATCCGCAGGTGCGCCGCACGGCGTTGGTCGGTGTGGGCGCACCTGGGCAACAGCAGCCGGTGCTGTGCGTGGAGTTGCAGCAGGGCGTGTCGGCATCGGCCTTTGCGGACGTGCAAACCGCATTGCGTGCGCTGGGCGCGTCGCATTCGCATACTTGCGGCATCGCGCGTTTCCTGCGCCATCCGGGCTTTCCGGTCGACATTCGCCACAATGCCAAGATCGGCCGCGAGACGTTGGCAGTGTGGGTGGCACAACAACGTGGATAA
- a CDS encoding DUF1328 domain-containing protein translates to MLHYAIIFFVIAIIAAVLGFSGIAGAATNIAWILFVVFLILAVISMFRRGKV, encoded by the coding sequence ATGCTGCATTACGCCATCATCTTCTTCGTCATCGCCATCATTGCCGCTGTGCTGGGCTTCAGCGGTATCGCCGGTGCGGCGACCAACATCGCCTGGATCCTGTTCGTGGTGTTCCTGATCCTGGCTGTGATCTCGATGTTCCGTCGCGGCAAGGTATAA